A stretch of the Equus caballus isolate H_3958 breed thoroughbred chromosome X, TB-T2T, whole genome shotgun sequence genome encodes the following:
- the NSDHL gene encoding sterol-4-alpha-carboxylate 3-dehydrogenase, decarboxylating isoform X3, with amino-acid sequence MEQAADEPMNNPITQTHLTENIPKDLYPALKGVSTVFHCASPSPSSNDKELFYRVNHIGTKNVIETCKEAGVQKLILTSSASVIFEGVDIKNGTEDLPYAVNPIDYYTETKILQERAVLGANDPERNFLTTAIRPHGIFGPRDPQLVPILIEAAQKGKMKFVIGNGKNLVDFTFVENVVHGHILAAEHLSQDTTLGGKAFHITNDEPIPFWTFLSRILTGLNYEAPKYHIPYWVAYYLAVLLSLLVTVISPLIQLQPTFTPMRVALAGTFHYYSCERAKKLMGYRPLVTMDEAVERTVQSFHHLRKVE; translated from the exons GATCTGTACCCAGCTCTGAAAGGAGTAAGCACAGTTTTCCACTGTGCATCACCCTCACCATCCAGTAACGACAAGGAGCTCTTTTATAGAGTGAATCACATTGGCACCAAGAATGTCATTGAAACTTGTAAAGAGGCTGGGGTTCAG AAACTCATTTTAACCAGCAGTGCCAGTGTCATCTTTGAGGGCGTCGACATCAAGAATGGAACCGAAGACCTCCCTTATGCCGTGAACCCCATTGACTACTACACGGAGACGAAGATCTTACAGGAGAGA GCCGTCCTGGGCGCCAATGATCCAGAGAGGAATTTCTTAACCACAGCCATCCGCCCTCATGGCATTTTCGGCCCAAGGGACCCCCAGCTGGTCCCCATCCTCATCGAAGCAGCCCAGAAGGGCAAGATGAAGTTTGTGATTGG AAACGGCAAGAACTTGGTGGACTTCACCTTCGTGGAGAACGTGGTCCACGGACACATCCTGGCTGCAGAGCACCTCTCCCAAGACACGACCTTGGGTGGGAAG GCATTTCACATCACCAATGATGAACCCATCCCTTTCTGGACGTTCCTGTCCCGCATCCTGACAGGCCTCAATTACGAGGCCCCCAAGTACCACATCCCCTACTGGGTGGCCTACTACCTGGCCGTCCTGCTGTCCCTCTTGGTGACAGTAATCAGTCCTCTCATCCAGCTCCAGCCCACTTTCACACCGATGCGGGTCGCACTGGCCGGCACATTCCACTACTACAGCTGCGAGAGAGCCAAAAAGCTCATGGGCTACCGGCCCCTGGTCACCATGGATGAGGCTGTGGAAAGGACTGTGCAGAGTTTTCACCACCTGCGGAAGGTCGAGTGA